The Cryptomeria japonica chromosome 6, Sugi_1.0, whole genome shotgun sequence genomic interval taggtggcaaagattgagttctcgattccacagcattgacatagcagtagtcggtgtctacttcaaagcatatgtcatccttgtatttctctactaactggggtggaattctatacctgttatgcatcttttcctgaaacttgctaaagtaatcatccataatatcattaaagttatcacctagccatttgatgaagtcattgatttgatgggtgattggtcggtgtagctcccaaactacattaccgactgatggaaaaaattactcaaaatagaaaaacatgcagaCCCAAAGCTATCCAAACTTCaatgtgttagccgagttgttcttcttcggcttccttatggtgtttagattctcaaacagggttggttttcaacaatacttcgcatagatcaatctgcattcctttcttcataattttatatgctaaatcgactgctgcacagggtacattgttttcccttgccgattgaaataaacaataacctattactctaatggaaaacttcaactctgcatctatgacattgttcagtttcaatcctctacaatcagattcaactctggttaaagtgatcaattcctttttgtgatatcattttctgagctcgggcatgatcaaaaatagggtaaccggtgatcaaatgaatgatttccttggtgattttgaatggttgctcctctaaccacatgatatcatcatgaactctgctcaaaacaaacttgacccattggggtttgaagacacggggataggttagggcttcggtcaatcccttgattttaatgtgttcatacttgctatccaatttcccattggtacacaattcatcatatgtgttcttgatttcaacatgacctagttcttcaacatgacacttagtgaagaatctgacatcctcaactagtaaaaccctatccgcaatgagtgaaaatgcagttttatcatccgattcagatgcttctttgggagttagagagtattttagtgagggcttttcaatgttctgaACAACAActggcttctggatcttaggtgccatttcaaatttcagataatcacttaacaaaagatccttagggtttgaaaacttttaaacagTAGACGCTTTCACTTAGCAAATATAAAACTAATATTCACAAttgatatgattggtaaactagcttgacaatgcgttgtgattgatgtaaataccttgaatttcgcttcagaggaggtttgatcacctttgaatcgctttgctctgctttcttgaaaacttggtaagtgtaaaatgactgcgcaaaagctttaagtacacaatataccttatcgggcttcgtgcagttaggtcagaaaacattaaatgcactcggtaccacttcctttttatgcttttaccgagtagccagtcttcctgtatttactgactagacaggcttccaaaagacttgacaaaatttcaaatttcctaatgcatctttagttatggagattttgaattaagtacatgataaaatacgaactgttaagatttaaccttgagagaatgcagtcccttcatacctttaccgattaatttggaataggtgcacctaacttggtagataaggtgctttcttcatttgacacaatttccttctttttccaagtcatctggaatttgcttttttatttcttcagtgtctcctctaggttgatctctgcaatctctagccaagtgtccaactttgtgacaatgaaaacatgccataccaggatttctccatgatcttcggttgttcattccaaaccttataaagcagttggcacttatatgtccatatcttccacaacattcacaccatatccttgttttgtaatcccatggtattgcagaatactaccggttaggatctgtgtgatttcggtagcctctagtattttctcggtgtgcagaccacatatagttcttttggttaaaccaacacttctcggtactatgtccatatctattgctgtttttacaaaaccctttgaattttgccttctaataattgttaacaaactttgtcctacattgattagatgtgtgaccatatttattgcaattgttacaataaccattagacctaatgacattcggttgcttaccttttctgatttggcacaagttggcagtatgaccttgatttccatagtagttgcaaataggtttctttcctttgatgttcttcttgtttccagattgctttgatgattctcctctatcGGTAGTGTGGATTTCCTTCTcgatagtgtcttttcctttgtaaccaagtcctgcatctttgttgggtcttcttgtattcagttgctcatccaacatctttgatgcttcataactcttctccagtgtttctttggatttcttctctgtttcaagttcagcaatcaatcttgataattcaagtttcaatgcttgattctcattatccttcatattttcttcatgatgtgcataacccaattgatctgatagattactttgtattccagtcatcctagtgatttcatcgttcttttcagacactaatgcttcaagttgatgtttttctctttctagatttcttatcttatccttagctgtcctcaatgcatctagattttcagtcatctgtgtgctgaaatgttcatgtcctcttttcattgcttttagctgatcaatcagtgctttgttcttttctttcaattctccaatcatctcttcagtctcttcagatatactattctcaaatgatgtctcaatctgttccactaactcttgagagtcctgcaaatcattagacaatcttcttctaactttcaatgatttttgcatttgtctttgcatgtctgcaatcacttgattagcatgatccaactcttcttgcaaatacacaattctttgagattgtttatagccttccattgataagatctttttctttaggctgttaaacccttttccaagatgataccaattgttaggcccaatatggaaagctaatatactgagaggggaggggtgaatcaatatttcaaatcctttcttgaacaataactttactgttatgcataaaccaaaaactgatgtaacataacataaatctaaaacaaataaataacaatcatacatgattcactccataacacatatattttggttacgcagaaactcttggttagagagaaaaactgcggtggggatggcacccacaacttcactactgcaataataaagggtgctcggttagagctacatgtttagctatttctgatagcttaccctgttaggagtatcaagatcgttagatctaccttgctaaaggattttacaacacttattctaaatgttgtacctggttaaaggctttacaatttatagactttgttagagtcttttaccctgttaaaggtttctctttcaactcaaagtattacaataaaatctttacaaatatctgcaacttcacatctgaaatgttatagcagattctatgtgctcaaaatgagattaccttgcttatagtatacctcgttaacccatagaataactcggtaaacccttctgtttactctgttccttgactgttctctgaaatccttctccatgacctctgtgtctctgacagtcacaatactcagtgcttccttatctagtACACATGTTCTGCTTCATACACTTCTATATATCTATTTATCTGAtcccaattcatgttgtataaatagatctcttatgtaggtgatctggttcattgcttcgatcttacaaacatgatttatcaaatgaataaccatacaaaatatttcattagatagatgacctcaaaatcatacaaaatctttaagtgtaatttccaatgtgataacggttctttgttccttgatcttgtaacacggttcccatgtgtgtccaggttgaatgaatctggtaacacgtttcactcggtgtatatcaactcggtatatcattattgctgctcggtagacatagagtgttactcagtagacagcttggtgtatactaaactctgtgactactttcttctataaccaactgctctatgcttaccgactgaatgtttcggtagtagtaaccgactagagtatatatagaatgactttggacataaaactaatggcaacttagtaagtagtaacaatagaTAATGCGATATAaatagagaggagagggagagatgtgaAAATAGATATAGAGAGGGTAGGAGTGAGAGATAAacaaggtgatagagacaagtgtgtgtgtgtgtgtgtgtgtgtgtgtgtgtgtgtgagagagagagagacagagagagagagagagagagattagttaTCCATACCTAGAATATTGTATCcctatctctctttctctatttattAGTAAAAATTACTCTAGTTATAGCTATATTATAAGTATATAACTATTTACCCATATAATAAGGATGGATACGTTATATGTACTTATATACTTATTTAATATATACTTTAACTAAAAACTATTATATATTTTTCTCAATTATTAATAGAACTATGACTTTATTACACCTTTATTAATAACCTATCATTATTtatgaaaatatattttatatacttTGGATATTCTTGTTTAAATTTATTACCAAAATATACTTCAATACATTATAAGGATAGAGAAAATGATAGTATATATTTTTCCTGTCTTTATATTCATGTTGTACCTATCATAAAATCTATACGTACCTTCTATAAATCTTATATATTGTATATAATCTTctcaaatatttataattaaaaaatattataacattaattgaaagataaactaaataataacaaattaaaaactataataaaattgaATGTAAACATAATTAGATTCTtaaacaaataaatttaaaaaaaacaaaattgtagttttaataaaataatataaaaaaagctATATTAACTTCCTTCAAAACCATTCCAATACAACAAATAACAACACTCTAAAGTTGTGCTAAAGCATTCATGCAAAAACTTGAGAGGGAGTGAATTTcagatatgtttttgattaagataaagataaacgggttttacagggactcgaaacccaaatccaacaaaaaatTAAACACAGTAACCAGAGTCTAACCAGCCGCTAAACAACTATAGAAATAGGGGATTCGCCCCAAAACAAAAAACCACAAAAAGAGGACCTAAACAAGACGCACCAACAAAACAACCTAAGAAAGGGATTTCATAAGCTCAACATTCTTCTGGATCACTTTATTATTAATCTCCTAgagttcctccataatgaaccttgAACTACTAGTTACCTGATATTTCTCCTAGTTTTGGTACACGGTTCCGTGGATGCCTACACCTCCTAGTTCATCTTAGTCAAGTTGATATGTGGGGATCTCTTGGCTCTGGTCATCTGCTCCTTCTGCATGGCCATTTTCTCATTGACTCTTTTGAGACCCTCGGAACTGCTATGCATGGTTTCCTTGCTAACCTCCACCATACCCTTTAGTTTACTATTTAGTTTCTGTATTTCTTTCTCCAGCCTGTCGATTTTAGCCTCATGTTCAGTCTTCACAATCttaatatctttcacaattttttgGGACAACTTTAGGAGTTCATTAGTCCTATCTGGAGCTGGAATCTCAGTGAAAGTGGCAATGAGATCCTTAATCCCCTATTTCATAATATTAATTTCCCCAAAAAACCATCGGAAACGCTTTTCCTAATACAATAGTGACTTCCCTAGGAGCTTATCAACATACATTTCATCATCTTTGGTCTCATTGGGGTCCACATTGAGGGGGATGTCAAGTTTTATTTGATTATCCTCCTTTTCAAGATTCTCCACCTTTTTTCCAGTCTTCTATTTTTTAAGATTTTGTGGGCCCAAGATGTGGGTCTATGAAACAGGGGGTTTCTTTTTAGCATACCATCTaggtggttttttttttttcttctgttgcTACTAGAACCAGGAATGGTCTTCTTCAAGGGACCCTCATCCTCCGAGGGTTTATAATCCGAGTCGTTCGACACCTGGATATCATTCCAATACATAGCCATTCTTCCCTTTGCATTGTCAAACTCCGTATCTAAAACATCATGTACCTCCTGGCTGGCTAAAGACTTGAGGTTTATCAGAGTAGGGGAGGGTTTAACCTCATGGGCTTTCTTATACTCCATGATTAGGAGGATTAAACCCTCATGTAGAACCAAATTATCCTCATATTAGAATGCTTACTAATAGATGGATCCAATGAAGATAACAAGTAAAATGGAATGGAAATTCTTTtttcatgcctaaaatgatttagagTTGTGAAACGGTAAGAGAAAATGCTAGCAAAGTGGCCATCAGGGGTTATGTAGCTCATCATGAATTCCACCATATCTGCCTAGAGACTCTGAAGGTCCAGCTGATTGTAGCCACCATCTCGGTTCTTCTTAACCCTTCTTCTTTCACTCTATTTTTCATAGAAAACTGAGAGGGCTTCTTCTGAATTCTTCCTTTCCTTGAAGAATTTCCTGCCCTCCATACTGAGTCCAGAAATCTCAATAATGAAGGATTCGTTGATTCTGAACTCAACCCCATACACACACAACACCCCATTATCCCAATTTCTCATAAATAAATTTGTGAGCTGATGGTTCTGTCCATGAATTTTTTGAACAAAGGGCTCCATTCCTCCATTCACGAGTTCCCTCCAGACCTCACCATTTTTCTCCCAAAGCTCACACAAGGATGACTCTATTATGTTTTTGTCTCACCCCATTATGATACTGCTTCTATAATTCTTTTGGGTGAAACCAAAAATAGGCTTCAGGCCGATGCAAAACAAATAGAGCCACAAGAACAATCTGGAAACTCGCCTTCGCTCCTTTCTATGAAAAGTCCTACACATGTGATCTTTCATCATTAATGTTCAAGCAAAGAGAGATTTTCGGTGTCCTTCCTTGCCAACTCACACAACTGGAATGGAAAGGAATCCCCTTCCTGCCACCATTTTTCATCATCTCTACCCACACCTAGATTAGCCACATGGTCAACTGGCCTGTTGCCCTCCGTCAAAACATGTGAGATTTTAATAGCCTCAAATTTGGTCATCATTTCAAATCATTCCTGCATTAAATGGTTAATCGTCCAACTAGGAGGAGATTTTTTATTCaaacaatttattatatttaacGAATCACTCTCTAACCATACCTTCTTTAATCCTCCATGGctagccattttaagcccaatgtaGGCTGCATTTGCCTTGTACAGATATGTTATCCAAAACACAGACTTCTTATAGTTAACTTCTTATAGTTAACTGGACAAATGCATAATAAAATGCTTGCATGGTGAGAAAATCCTCAACTTCAGGCTTCACTATTCACATCTTACGCCAATATCTATAAACATAAATGTGGAAGCACAAGCactcataaatcatatagacacataaaatattttaaaatatctatAGTATTCTTAATTAATTGatgattaataattataattatttaattaatatctgcAAAAGGCAACACAGGTAAAAGTCAAAAAGTGAAAATATCAATACAATTTTGCTTAAAAAACAAGCACCGTCTGATGCGGCGATTATACGGACCACTTTGAAGGTTGACGATTTCAAACAAGCTGCAATTTGTAACTTGCACTAAAATTTTCAATTAAGATTTCGAAGTTTGCAGTTTTCTTATGTTATCCTTGATATTTCTATATTCAATCGGATGGGAGTGCAGCGTTGGTATTCTTCTACTTGCGATTTTGACCGTCTCTCCTGCACTATAAATTACACGCCCTGTCTCAATTAATGAAGAAAGCTGAGCTGAACTCACAGGAAATGAAGACTTACAATGCGTGGCGTATTTTTTCAATTCTCATTCTTTGTTTAACTATTTTTTCTGTTCAGATCGGATCGGATGAGTTTTGGAGACCTCCCCAAAGTTCATACCCATTCGCGGTATGGCATATCAGCGATAACTATGCCGTGGGTAGCACGTTTGAGAGTAATTTGATCGGAATGATGAATAATTTGGTTCAAAATACATCTCAAACGGGATTCAATATGTCTTCATACGGGAAAAACCCTAACAAAGTGTACGGCCTCATGCAGTGCATAGGAAATGCGTCGCAATCGCAATGCCGCCAATGTGCCCATAACATTACCAGATATACCATCGACCCAAATTATCAAGTATGTGGTCAATCTCTAAATTGCCAGATCTGGTTTGATACGTGCTACCTACGCTACGCCAATTACAGTTTCGTTTCGGTCTTTGAAAAAGATGCATTGTGGCTTGTGAGCTCTGGAGAAATTTCTCTAAAATACAGTAAAAGCCCTAGCGTGTTTAGGAGAACTCTCGAGaaacttttctccaatttgtctgcAGAAGCGTGTCAAGATGGTAGTAACGGATTTGCTGCTCAATCGGCTATTTATTCGACTCCAACACAGGAAAATGTAGACGCTTTTGTGGAATGTTCCAGAGATCTGTCTTCTGCCAACTGTAGTTCTTGCTTGGCGATCGGATTCGAATCGATGAAGCCCGTTGATCATTTGCGAGCTGAGTTTTACCATAAAAATTGCCTTGTTCGTTACGTATCAACTGAATCGGTTTACGCATCAACTGAAACGGGTTAGTTTTTCACTTGTATTTATTGGTATGAGTAATTTATAAACATCCCATCTCTTTTTACAACCGTTGGTATCAGTGCTCAGAGTGCCCATTGATTTTCAGCATAATGTGTGTTTGTATGATTTTTTACTGGTATTTTAGAATGTGTGTTTGTGCAGGTAATTCAGCATGGAAGAAGCCGTTGACAATGTGGGTGGTACTTATTGGGGGCCTCCTGCTATCCATCTTTGCACCCGTTTGTGCATAATCCATTCACTGGCTTGCTCGTTTTCTGTCTTTTATCGTCTTTGCCATTTATGTGAGGTGGCCTGCCACCTcaattgttttattgtttttaaCGCTAAAATGTAATATCCTGAACAGTCCATTGTTCTTTTATGAAAAAAACAAGGTTTTGCAATTGATGAGCCTTTTGTTCAGTTTAAGATatgattgattttttatatttgtatGTGTAAGTGCTTGTTGATTGTTGATAAAGAGATTACATAATATaacattctttctcttcttttctcattAATATAATGGGAATGTTAAGGGGATAATTGATGTTAGAATGTTTAAATATATGGAGATTATATATTTGTGATTagtatattttgtatttttttatatcgAGATGATgtcaattttttaaatattaaaaaagtaatttttatttttattttaagtttttgaatttgtgatatgtattttattttattttttcaaaatggtAAATCggataatataaaataattttattttttttaatttcaatgatcataaattttaagaaattgaaatttaaaattattaaattttaatacttATGCAAGTTTTCAATAATTAGAATCAACTTTCTATCATGATTTCTTGAATTTGGTATTAGTGTTTTAAGACATTCATTTTTTTAAATTGAGACAATTCATTACACATAATAGATTCTAACAATACGAATACACTAAGGAATAGAGTCTCCCATCATGGATTTTCACTCATCCTCCCATCCCAAAAATTCAAACCCCCATTTCCCCTTGGTGATCCTATTGAGTTTTGCCCTACCTAGTTAGGCTCCTTCACCTCCCTCTCCACTTCTAGTGCTTTGTTACATTTGAATCCATTGACAACAAATTGGTCTGCTTCATCAAAGTTGACCCTAATACCAACCTCTTCTCCCATACCTCCTTTGCAAGAATTTTGGTGGATTTGTACCTCTGCAAACCACTTCCTATTGAGATTTCTCTTAAGGTTGGCAAATTACAATGGAGATAGATCCTAGACTATAAGGAGATATTTTTCAGGTGTAGATGTTGTTTGACAACTAAGCACTTGGCATCCTCTTGTCTTCCTGATTCTTGACTTCTCTCCTCTCCTACCAGGTGGAAAGAATTTGAATGGTGTCATCTCATGATCTTCCTGGTGGGTGTACACTCAACTTTGGACTCAACTACAACTTCGATGCCCCCTCTTTGATGACTATCACTGATTCAATGGTTTGTGTTTGATTGAACCCTATGGCACTTTCCCTAGTAGTTCCTACCTTGGCAACCACTGATTTTGTTGTTACCTCTTTGTGTGTTGCTAACACTTCTTTGACTCCTTCAAGTCTGATTGTGAGTATTGGATTTATCGCTTCCATGGTCCTTGATTCCCTCTATCTAGATTGTGAGGTTCCCCATTTAGGTTAAGCGACATGACTTTCATATGCATCTGTTAGTTCTAAGGGTTTTTCTATCACTGCTCCCCTTGATTATCTGGAATAAGATTAT includes:
- the LOC131876725 gene encoding cysteine-rich repeat secretory protein 8-like; the encoded protein is MKKAELNSQEMKTYNAWRIFSILILCLTIFSVQIGSDEFWRPPQSSYPFAVWHISDNYAVGSTFESNLIGMMNNLVQNTSQTGFNMSSYGKNPNKVYGLMQCIGNASQSQCRQCAHNITRYTIDPNYQVCGQSLNCQIWFDTCYLRYANYSFVSVFEKDALWLVSSGEISLKYSKSPSVFRRTLEKLFSNLSAEACQDGSNGFAAQSAIYSTPTQENVDAFVECSRDLSSANCSSCLAIGFESMKPVDHLRAEFYHKNCLVRYVSTESVYASTETGNSAWKKPLTMWVVLIGGLLLSIFAPPTSPSILKTFRESEPPHRESIVNNRKPESQRMDYAQMGAKKRKQTNQRMGYAQMGAKMDSRRPSNKYHTHYQQFLR